The DNA window GAGGTGATCCGGATTGAGAACTGCATAGTTGCAACAAGGATTCACCAAGTGGTTCTTGGGGTAACTTTAAGTTTCCATAGCCAACAGGCTGGATATTGGACGGAGGAGTAGATTTTTTGGTGTGGATGCGATATTTCTGAGACGAAACAAGATCAAGAAACATAAGGAACGATTCTCCGAATCAACGAGATCGAtagaaagaagaagaaaaaaagatGAGATCAAACGCACTTGAAGATGGCTCTTTACTTGATCGAGTGTGAGACCTTCGACTGCCATGTTTTCTCTTATCAACCTAGGTGTAGCAGCTGCCCAGAACACAACAAAATCCAGTTAGACCGCAACAAAAATTACTCCTACATCAACATGATAAAAGTTCCTTCTTAAATTGGTGAAATCACAATACAAACTTAAGATGTCACGGTCCTTGTCCGCCTCTCATCAACTTCATAGAATTTGAATCTTTTTCCTTGAAAACTTAGGAATTCGATGATCCAAAATTATCCAAACACGGAGTAAACTACATCCAATTTTCCAACAAAGAATCTATAAAATTTCTTAGAAAAAGACAAGTTCAAAAATCCGTACCTCCAGCACCTCCGAGCTTGAGCAAGGCTTCTACAAACCGGTGATGCAATTCAGGTGACCAACTTCTCCTCTGTTTCTTAGTATGCTGTTTCTCCTCAGCCTTTAAATTTGAACCGAGAGATGATTCATTGCTGTCTTCTTTCACCATGATCTCAAATGGATGATTCATTTCTTCTTTAGCTCTCTGTTTACCCAAAAAAAATGAACATAAGAAACCCAAAAATACACACATCCCATGAACCATATAAAGATTTCTTGGTGAAATTTCAAGGTTTGGAACACCCTTCTACCTTTTTACTTTTATCTGGTTTTAACATCTGCTTGCTGTCATCAAAACCCAAATTTCCGAAATGGTGATTGTTGTTTAAGTTCCCCAACTGCAGAGAATTCTTCCAACTCCTttcatcgttgatatttgtgAGAGTGT is part of the Primulina eburnea isolate SZY01 chromosome 1, ASM2296580v1, whole genome shotgun sequence genome and encodes:
- the LOC140827451 gene encoding transcription factor HHO6-like produces the protein MGMGSRICPELSLDCPSSSRYFVQKPIGKFLEEVSRICSVSEKISKLDEFVSRLQDEMKKISGFKRELPFCMLLLNDAIVTMKDELMKCRRSSTQPLLKEFIPLKKDEDVESVKENTLTNINDERSWKNSLQLGNLNNNHHFGNLGFDDSKQMLKPDKSKKRAKEEMNHPFEIMVKEDSNESSLGSNLKAEEKQHTKKQRRSWSPELHHRFVEALLKLGGAGAATPRLIRENMAVEGLTLDQVKSHLQKYRIHTKKSTPPSNIQPVGYGNLKLPQEPLGESLLQLCSSQSGSPHGPSLLTGSSHGTSTTTGRDTIVEEDDDERSETHSWRSQLQRCVV